From the genome of Cytobacillus firmus, one region includes:
- a CDS encoding C39 family peptidase: MKIYIGAIVLFLLLIVIFRKTIIKTAPMFLIVFILVSAAFVYDNLAGSKPPSAVNKIKSWLSEPAEKATAFLGNSTAVIKIKEKIIIDAPAINQFPELPRGCEVTSLSMLLQHAGIKADKMTLAKEIKKNPEPYRIENGKIYFGHPNEGFIGDMYSFDNPGLGVYHKPVKELAEKYMPGSIEDLTGSDFEDLKIHLSDGRPVWIIINTAYKQLSDDFFQTWHTPSGKIQITYKEHSVLITGYDQKYMYFNDPLTGEKNKKAPIPDFEKAWVQMGKQAITYVP; the protein is encoded by the coding sequence TTGAAGATTTATATCGGGGCAATTGTCCTATTCTTATTATTAATTGTGATATTTAGAAAAACCATAATAAAAACGGCACCCATGTTTTTAATTGTCTTCATCCTTGTTTCTGCAGCATTTGTTTATGACAATCTTGCAGGAAGCAAGCCTCCATCTGCCGTGAACAAAATAAAATCCTGGCTTTCTGAACCAGCTGAGAAAGCCACTGCTTTTCTTGGAAACAGCACGGCTGTAATTAAGATCAAGGAAAAAATAATTATTGATGCACCCGCAATCAATCAGTTTCCTGAGCTCCCCAGGGGATGCGAAGTCACGAGCTTATCCATGCTCCTGCAGCATGCAGGGATCAAGGCTGATAAAATGACACTTGCTAAAGAAATAAAGAAAAACCCTGAGCCTTATCGTATAGAAAACGGAAAAATCTATTTCGGACACCCGAATGAAGGCTTCATAGGCGATATGTACTCCTTTGATAATCCTGGTCTGGGTGTTTATCATAAACCCGTAAAAGAGCTTGCGGAAAAGTACATGCCCGGCTCCATTGAAGACCTTACCGGATCCGATTTTGAAGACTTAAAGATTCATTTGTCAGATGGCAGACCTGTATGGATAATTATCAACACAGCCTATAAACAGCTGTCTGATGACTTTTTTCAGACCTGGCATACTCCGAGCGGAAAAATTCAGATCACCTATAAAGAGCATTCAGTCCTGATAACGGGCTATGACCAGAAATACATGTACTTCAACGACCCGCTCACAGGCGAAAAAAATAAAAAAGCACCCATACCCGATTTTGAAAAAGCATGGGTGCAGATGGGAAAGCAGGCTATTACCTATGTCCCATAA
- a CDS encoding gamma carbonic anhydrase, whose amino-acid sequence MIYPYKDKEPKIAESAFIADFTTITGDVEIGEDSSIWFNSVIRGDVAPTIIGRKVNIQDNSVLHQSPNNPLILEDEVTVGHQVILHSCIIRKKALIGMGSIVLDQAEIGEGAFIGAGSLVPQGKKIPPNTLAFGRPAKVIRELTPEDIKDMERISREYAEKGQYYKSLQKKRK is encoded by the coding sequence ATGATCTATCCATATAAAGATAAAGAACCTAAAATTGCAGAATCCGCATTTATTGCAGATTTCACTACCATTACCGGAGATGTTGAAATTGGGGAGGATTCCAGTATCTGGTTCAACTCCGTCATACGCGGGGATGTAGCACCAACTATCATCGGCAGGAAGGTTAATATCCAGGACAATTCCGTCCTGCATCAGAGCCCGAATAACCCGCTTATACTGGAAGACGAAGTAACAGTAGGCCATCAGGTAATCCTTCATAGCTGCATTATCCGCAAGAAAGCTCTAATTGGAATGGGCTCGATTGTCTTAGATCAGGCAGAAATCGGGGAGGGAGCATTTATTGGGGCAGGCAGCCTTGTTCCGCAGGGAAAGAAAATTCCGCCCAATACGCTTGCATTCGGCAGGCCTGCAAAAGTGATCCGTGAGCTGACACCGGAAGATATTAAAGATATGGAACGGATCAGCAGGGAATACGCTGAAAAAGGCCAATACTATAAGTCTTTGCAGAAAAAGCGGAAATAA